One stretch of Deinococcus taeanensis DNA includes these proteins:
- a CDS encoding alpha-mannosidase, translating to MTTHPRSKALTFHLVGHAHIDPVWLWDWREGHETVKATFRSALDRLQENPDMVFVHSSAAQYAWMEHHPRLLAEVRDAVARGQWEPVGGWWVEPDVNLTHGEALARQALLGQRTFERLLGRRARIGFLPDSFGHPATLPQLLRESGLDAFVFMRPGASELDLPANLFTWRGVDGSAILSARVECYNSSPLQVQTSLERNLAWRPEPLAHWLGLFGVGNHGGGPTRRAIANLRELAAHPEWPTLRLNSLSGFFDAVRSAPAPEYAGELQHHARGCYAAVSAIKRLNRQAEHALLRAEKLAVMAAPAGYAYPGAELTRAWAGLLFNQFHDILAGSSLRSAFEDAEHQLGEVLSIAARVTFAATQAVADQVDTRLDRRDPPEVIRSLRYDGPSWVTDYGDGVPVLVFNPAGRGRLEAVELELNDWHTPHLRLIDDAGRDVPAQRLQNESVNGHGRPRFVFQAQLPAFGYRLYRVLDEPAPAPAAAALSATPQQLENEFWQLQLCPDTGGLRRLLDKRRGLDLLAGTGAQLQVVRDDTDTWGHGARAFRALTGVFTGARLEVLENGPVRATVRATTAFGQSTAVQDLTLYAGSPDICAQLSLDWHEQHHAAQLVFPAALSDVTATFEVPYGHVTRPADGEEEPVQAWLDVTGWPVTPEVSPTRPVWPC from the coding sequence ATGACCACCCACCCCCGCAGCAAGGCGCTCACGTTTCACCTCGTGGGCCACGCCCACATCGACCCGGTCTGGCTGTGGGACTGGCGCGAAGGCCACGAAACCGTCAAGGCCACCTTCCGCAGCGCCCTCGACCGCCTGCAGGAAAACCCGGACATGGTCTTCGTGCACTCCAGCGCCGCGCAGTACGCCTGGATGGAGCACCACCCCCGCCTGCTGGCCGAAGTCCGCGACGCCGTGGCCCGCGGCCAGTGGGAACCGGTCGGCGGCTGGTGGGTCGAGCCCGACGTCAACCTCACCCACGGCGAGGCGCTCGCCCGGCAGGCCCTGCTCGGCCAGCGCACCTTCGAGCGGCTGCTGGGCCGCCGCGCCCGCATCGGCTTCCTGCCGGACTCCTTCGGCCACCCGGCCACCCTCCCGCAGCTGCTGCGGGAGTCCGGCCTGGACGCCTTTGTCTTTATGCGGCCAGGCGCCAGCGAACTCGACCTGCCCGCCAACCTCTTCACCTGGCGCGGCGTGGACGGCAGCGCCATTCTCAGCGCGCGCGTGGAGTGCTACAACAGCAGCCCGCTGCAGGTGCAGACCAGCCTGGAACGCAACCTCGCGTGGCGCCCCGAGCCCCTCGCGCACTGGCTCGGGCTGTTCGGCGTCGGCAACCACGGCGGCGGCCCCACCCGGCGCGCCATCGCCAACCTGCGCGAACTCGCCGCGCACCCGGAGTGGCCCACGCTGCGCCTGAATTCCCTGAGCGGCTTTTTCGACGCGGTCCGCTCGGCGCCCGCCCCGGAGTACGCCGGTGAACTGCAGCACCACGCGCGCGGCTGCTACGCCGCCGTCAGCGCCATCAAACGCCTCAACCGTCAGGCGGAACACGCCCTGCTGCGCGCCGAGAAACTCGCGGTGATGGCCGCGCCCGCCGGGTACGCCTACCCGGGCGCCGAGCTCACGCGCGCCTGGGCGGGACTGCTGTTCAACCAGTTTCACGACATCCTGGCGGGCAGCTCGCTGCGCAGCGCGTTCGAGGACGCCGAACACCAGCTCGGCGAGGTGCTCAGCATCGCCGCCCGCGTGACCTTCGCCGCCACCCAGGCGGTCGCCGATCAGGTGGACACCCGGCTCGACCGCCGCGACCCGCCGGAGGTGATCCGCAGCCTCCGCTACGACGGCCCCAGCTGGGTCACCGACTACGGCGACGGCGTCCCCGTGCTGGTGTTCAACCCGGCCGGACGTGGGCGCCTCGAGGCCGTCGAACTGGAACTCAACGACTGGCACACGCCGCACCTGCGCCTGATCGACGACGCCGGCCGGGACGTCCCGGCGCAGCGCCTGCAGAATGAAAGCGTGAACGGGCACGGCCGGCCCCGCTTCGTGTTCCAGGCGCAGCTGCCGGCCTTCGGGTACCGGCTGTACCGGGTGCTGGACGAACCTGCCCCCGCGCCGGCGGCCGCGGCGCTGAGTGCCACGCCGCAGCAGCTGGAAAACGAGTTCTGGCAGCTGCAGCTGTGCCCCGACACCGGCGGCCTGCGCCGCCTGCTGGACAAACGCCGCGGCCTGGACCTGCTCGCCGGCACCGGCGCGCAGCTGCAGGTCGTCCGCGACGACACCGACACCTGGGGGCACGGCGCCCGCGCCTTCCGCGCACTGACCGGCGTGTTCACCGGCGCCCGCCTGGAGGTGCTCGAGAACGGACCGGTGCGCGCCACCGTGCGCGCCACCACCGCCTTCGGCCAGTCGACCGCGGTGCAGGACCTCACCCTCTACGCCGGGTCACCCGACATCTGCGCGCAGCTGAGCCTCGACTGGCACGAGCAGCACCACGCCGCGCAGCTGGTGTTCCCGGCGGCGCTGAGTGACGTGACCGCCACGTTCGAGGTGCCGTACGGTCACGTCACCCGCCCGGCGGACGGCGAGGAGGAACCCGTGCAGGCCTGGCTGGACGTCACGGGCTGGCCCGTGACGCCAGAGGTGTCTCCCACCCGGCCGGTCTGGCCCTGCTGA
- a CDS encoding alpha-mannosidase: MTPARRSLRVHMYHHTHWDREWWSTRERFRFRLVHTVDAILDALDAGPDLSCFVLDGQTLVMRDYLQVRPGRQAALVNHVRSGRLFVGPWHILPDEFLVSGEATVRNLWLGERTARQYGVPLSRVGYLPDQFGHIAQMPQILSGFGITSAVVWRGFGGPPVGGPAGGAEVGLDTYLYPRARDPRFPAEMHSEFWWEAPDGTRVLGVFLPLEYYRGHYKVRPGDPAFTSDQTVGRARRTSAYLGSYAATDALLEPMGGDHLPVDPRLPGLLRDINGALAGDGVEYRLSSLDAFVEDVRTQQERVQVVWQGEGRAFGRKAHLLPGVLSARLHLKQRNARVQTALERYAEPLQALHWLLGEPYEATYLWTAWERLIENHPHDSICGCSIDQVHREMITRFDEAQQMADLLAEDAHASIAARVDAQFAQGGEVITVFNPLNWARTDEARVLLNSFLEVTPEGWTLLDHLGQPCPFQVVTVRSDVEKAEPFAWLGSEAQRPHDANEFTEVRFIARDVPGLGYRSYALRRRETPLAHGRVRPYAVLGNVALDKGDGAPSDLAAGPGTLDNAWLRVPVDPRDGSLELLDKSTGFTYSGLNAFDDGGDNGDTYNYAWPLGDQLFHTSGVTPRLSWVEVGPARATLRVTWPLSLPEGLTGDRQSRSPRHVPLLLHSDVTLLAGVKRVDIRTHFDNAARDHRLRAHFPLGRTVTCSSAETQYGVVDRPVTLPGDQRGSSEPAVHEHPQMTFASVSDGERGLTVLNRGLPEFSATPGGTLVLTVLRAVGWLSREDLLTRAGGAGPTTATPEAQMPGPVCAEYSLFPHAGTWTQADAWQAAHDFNAPLHAAAQTSQIVPLRNRHRERTGTLPPAGQFVNLSGRVLLTALKRAEDRPELIVRFVNPTPEPQAVTVGTLRPLTAAQRVNLREEPAQALAVTGDGVHLTARPWEIVTLALTVEVTP, from the coding sequence ATGACCCCCGCCCGGCGCTCCCTGAGGGTCCACATGTACCACCACACCCACTGGGACCGCGAGTGGTGGAGCACCCGCGAACGGTTCCGCTTCCGCCTGGTGCACACCGTCGACGCGATCCTCGACGCGCTGGACGCCGGGCCGGACCTCAGCTGCTTCGTGCTCGACGGCCAGACGCTGGTGATGAGGGACTACCTGCAGGTGCGCCCCGGCCGGCAGGCCGCCCTCGTGAACCATGTCCGGTCCGGGCGGCTGTTCGTGGGGCCGTGGCACATCCTGCCCGACGAGTTCCTCGTCAGCGGCGAGGCCACTGTGCGCAACCTCTGGCTCGGGGAGCGCACCGCCCGGCAGTACGGCGTGCCCCTGAGCCGCGTGGGGTACCTGCCCGACCAGTTCGGGCACATCGCGCAGATGCCGCAGATCCTGTCGGGGTTCGGCATCACGAGCGCCGTGGTGTGGCGCGGTTTCGGCGGGCCGCCGGTCGGCGGGCCGGCCGGGGGCGCCGAGGTGGGCCTGGACACCTACCTGTACCCGCGCGCCCGGGACCCGCGCTTCCCGGCGGAGATGCACAGCGAATTCTGGTGGGAAGCGCCCGACGGCACCCGCGTGCTGGGCGTGTTCCTGCCGCTGGAGTACTACCGCGGGCATTACAAGGTCCGCCCCGGGGACCCGGCCTTCACGAGCGATCAGACGGTCGGCCGGGCCCGGCGCACCAGCGCCTACCTGGGCAGTTACGCCGCGACCGACGCGCTGCTCGAACCCATGGGCGGCGACCACCTGCCGGTCGACCCGCGCCTGCCCGGCCTGCTGCGCGACATCAACGGCGCGCTGGCCGGGGACGGCGTCGAGTACCGCCTCAGTTCCCTCGACGCGTTCGTCGAGGACGTCCGCACCCAGCAGGAGCGCGTGCAGGTCGTCTGGCAGGGCGAAGGCCGCGCCTTCGGGCGCAAAGCCCACCTGCTGCCCGGCGTGCTGAGTGCCCGGCTGCACCTCAAGCAGCGCAACGCGCGCGTGCAGACGGCGCTGGAACGGTACGCCGAGCCGCTTCAGGCGCTGCACTGGCTGCTCGGGGAACCCTACGAGGCCACCTACCTGTGGACCGCCTGGGAACGCCTGATCGAGAACCACCCGCACGACAGCATCTGCGGCTGCTCGATCGACCAGGTGCACCGCGAGATGATCACCCGCTTCGACGAGGCCCAGCAGATGGCCGACCTGCTCGCCGAGGACGCCCACGCGTCCATCGCCGCGCGCGTGGACGCGCAGTTCGCCCAGGGCGGCGAGGTCATCACCGTCTTCAACCCCCTGAACTGGGCGCGCACCGACGAGGCGCGCGTGCTCCTCAACAGCTTCCTGGAGGTCACGCCCGAAGGCTGGACGCTGCTGGACCACCTCGGCCAGCCGTGCCCGTTTCAGGTGGTCACGGTGCGCAGCGACGTGGAGAAGGCCGAGCCGTTCGCCTGGCTGGGCAGCGAGGCCCAGCGGCCGCACGACGCCAACGAATTCACGGAAGTGCGCTTCATCGCCCGTGACGTGCCGGGCCTCGGCTACCGCTCGTACGCGCTGCGCCGCCGCGAGACGCCCCTCGCGCACGGCCGCGTGCGGCCCTACGCCGTGCTCGGGAACGTCGCGCTCGACAAGGGCGACGGCGCACCCAGCGACCTCGCCGCCGGGCCCGGCACCCTGGACAACGCCTGGCTGCGCGTGCCCGTCGACCCCCGGGACGGCAGCCTCGAACTGCTCGACAAGAGCACCGGATTCACCTACAGCGGCCTGAACGCCTTCGACGACGGCGGCGACAACGGCGACACGTACAACTACGCCTGGCCGCTCGGGGACCAGCTGTTTCACACGAGCGGCGTGACCCCGCGCCTCTCGTGGGTGGAGGTCGGGCCGGCGCGCGCCACGCTGCGCGTGACCTGGCCCCTCTCGCTGCCCGAAGGCCTCACCGGGGACCGTCAGAGCCGCAGCCCCCGGCACGTGCCGCTGCTGCTGCACAGCGACGTGACCCTGCTCGCGGGTGTCAAACGGGTGGACATCCGCACGCACTTCGACAACGCGGCCCGCGACCACCGCCTGCGGGCGCACTTCCCGCTGGGCCGAACCGTGACCTGCTCCAGCGCCGAAACGCAGTACGGCGTGGTGGACCGGCCCGTGACCCTCCCCGGCGACCAGCGGGGCAGCAGTGAGCCGGCGGTGCACGAACACCCGCAGATGACGTTTGCCAGCGTCAGTGACGGCGAACGCGGCCTGACGGTGCTCAACCGCGGCCTGCCCGAGTTCAGTGCCACGCCCGGCGGCACGCTGGTCCTGACGGTGCTGCGCGCGGTGGGCTGGCTCTCACGCGAGGACTTGCTGACCCGCGCCGGTGGGGCCGGCCCCACCACCGCCACGCCCGAAGCGCAGATGCCCGGACCGGTGTGCGCCGAGTACAGCCTGTTCCCGCACGCCGGCACCTGGACCCAGGCGGACGCGTGGCAGGCCGCGCACGACTTCAACGCGCCGCTGCACGCCGCGGCGCAGACCAGCCAGATCGTGCCGCTGCGCAACCGTCACCGTGAGCGCACCGGCACGCTCCCGCCGGCCGGGCAGTTCGTGAACCTCAGTGGCCGGGTCCTGCTGACCGCCCTGAAACGCGCCGAGGACCGGCCCGAACTGATCGTCCGGTTCGTCAACCCGACGCCCGAACCGCAGGCCGTCACGGTCGGGACCCTGCGGCCCCTGACGGCCGCCCAGCGCGTGAACCTGCGCGAGGAGCCCGCGCAGGCCCTGGCGGTCACGGGCGACGGCGTGCACCTCACCGCCCGGCCCTGGGAGATCGTCACCCTGGCCCTGACCGTGGAGGTCACCCCATGA
- a CDS encoding class II fructose-bisphosphate aldolase, with the protein MLPGALTLAGLLPGAQRGGYAVAAFSARYRACVRPVLQAAVDLRSPVIVEISQRELGWFGLSPQDFRDAVEHEARQIGCRVPLCLHLDHSWEEPVIHAAIAAGFSSVMIDASAQPFEENVRQTRQVVTYAHARGVSVEAELGKLPSTDQMETEGDEALYTVPGEALTFVERTGCDALAVSIGTAHGVYPVSSPRIDFDRLAAIRALLPDTPLVLHGGSGLPAATVHRAIELPGGGVSKMNVATDLEQALLRAMGGLARMTSAELDAQPPGLLARGLEAVYAEASDKISNFVRSAGRAVTA; encoded by the coding sequence ATGCTCCCCGGCGCCCTGACCCTCGCCGGGCTGCTGCCCGGCGCGCAGCGCGGCGGCTACGCCGTGGCGGCCTTCAGTGCCCGCTACCGCGCCTGCGTGCGCCCGGTCCTGCAGGCCGCCGTGGACCTGCGCAGCCCGGTCATCGTCGAGATCAGCCAGCGGGAACTGGGCTGGTTCGGGCTGAGCCCCCAGGACTTCCGCGACGCGGTGGAACACGAAGCGCGGCAGATCGGGTGCCGCGTGCCGCTGTGCCTGCACCTCGACCACAGCTGGGAGGAGCCTGTCATTCACGCGGCCATCGCGGCGGGCTTCAGCAGCGTCATGATCGACGCGAGCGCCCAGCCGTTCGAGGAGAACGTCCGCCAGACCCGCCAGGTCGTGACGTACGCCCACGCCCGCGGCGTGAGCGTCGAAGCGGAACTCGGCAAACTCCCCTCCACCGACCAGATGGAAACCGAGGGGGACGAGGCGCTGTACACCGTCCCCGGGGAAGCCCTGACCTTCGTGGAACGCACCGGCTGCGACGCCCTGGCGGTGTCAATCGGCACCGCCCACGGCGTGTACCCGGTCAGCAGTCCCCGCATCGATTTCGACCGGCTGGCCGCGATCCGCGCGCTGCTGCCGGACACGCCGCTCGTGCTGCACGGCGGCAGCGGCCTGCCGGCGGCCACCGTGCACCGCGCCATCGAACTGCCCGGCGGCGGCGTCAGCAAAATGAACGTCGCCACCGATCTCGAGCAGGCCCTGCTGCGCGCCATGGGGGGACTGGCGCGCATGACCAGCGCCGAACTCGACGCGCAGCCCCCGGGCCTCCTCGCGCGCGGCCTGGAGGCCGTGTACGCCGAGGCCAGCGACAAGATCTCGAACTTCGTGCGCTCGGCCGGCCGCGCCGTGACCGCCTGA
- a CDS encoding DUF624 domain-containing protein has protein sequence MRVPRALRGGARLVWRHLTTLVWLNLLWVLLAWTAVLTGPATLTTYELIAALREDRPAALRRYPALLRRNLLPGTLWLLSTALFAFVLYSNLVFWRRRLGPFGDAAVSLLGVYLAWLFAALQPYVLEGLSVERLPLGRAWRAALRAVVRSPLSAHLFVVVPAAGGLLALLTNTFTLLVLVSLVLAFAATQVRPLVDRDGPPEPSGEHPDAAPST, from the coding sequence GTGAGAGTGCCGCGCGCCCTGCGCGGCGGCGCGCGCCTCGTGTGGCGGCACCTGACCACCCTGGTGTGGCTCAACCTGCTGTGGGTGCTGCTGGCCTGGACGGCCGTGCTGACCGGGCCGGCCACCCTCACCACCTACGAACTGATCGCCGCGCTGCGGGAGGACCGGCCGGCCGCGCTGCGCCGGTACCCGGCCCTGCTGCGCCGCAACCTGCTGCCCGGCACGCTGTGGCTCCTGAGCACCGCGCTGTTCGCCTTCGTGCTGTACAGCAACCTGGTGTTCTGGCGCCGGAGGCTGGGGCCGTTCGGGGACGCCGCCGTGTCCCTGCTCGGCGTGTACCTGGCGTGGCTGTTCGCCGCGCTGCAACCCTACGTCCTCGAGGGCCTGAGCGTCGAGCGGCTGCCGCTCGGCCGGGCCTGGCGCGCCGCGCTGCGCGCGGTGGTCCGCTCGCCCCTGTCCGCGCACCTGTTCGTGGTGGTGCCCGCAGCGGGCGGTCTGCTGGCCCTGCTGACCAACACCTTCACGCTGCTGGTCCTGGTGAGCCTCGTGCTGGCGTTCGCCGCCACGCAGGTCCGCCCGCTGGTGGACCGTGACGGCCCGCCCGAACCGTCCGGGGAGCATCCAGACGCCGCCCCGTCCACCTGA
- a CDS encoding MBL fold metallo-hydrolase, whose translation MIEVLPGVYRHTSSAHVYVVCDGDAAVLVNIGDGTVLDELPAAVRRVRAVLLTHHHRDVAGGATRAVRAGIPVYVPEGEGTRLLDPERFLALADARNSYDGRLHGWTAPDPAATLPLREYRTYRFGRLRFTVRPTPGQTPGAASLLLRRRRAHVAFTGGLLSGPGQVSRLAATQWTYHGAEGVAGTVLSLLDLADQELTHVLPALGEPMTPGALRVTAEALWPLLQLRRHNLRLLQLRDEPYAELRPWLLMNRTSLANAYVLRARSGRALMIDFGYDFCFGQASSTEREARRPWLYTLPALLTRYGVSGIDAVMPTHYHDDHVAGIPLLREVYGAQLWAAENVADVLTRPDAYRLPCLWFEPMAPDRTLPLGRSFDWEEFRITPHELTGHARYACALLVETGGERALFGGDQYGDADGLGLTYTYPNLFREGDYTRSAELYAQLRPQLILSGHTAPIEPGEPYFAALLARGRQLEALHATLQPHAARLIIRAEPVHLPSGTPLTLTLENPTGAPFDGELHVSGRAAEPARRPVRIPPGASLILPFMPSGPSGARIHFELRGPPGEPCLYAHATIHAASGAPHAH comes from the coding sequence ATGATCGAGGTGCTGCCCGGCGTGTACCGCCACACGAGCTCCGCGCACGTGTACGTGGTGTGCGACGGTGACGCCGCCGTGCTCGTCAATATCGGGGACGGCACGGTGCTCGATGAGCTGCCCGCAGCGGTGCGGCGGGTGCGCGCGGTGCTGCTCACGCACCATCACCGGGACGTGGCGGGCGGCGCCACCCGCGCGGTGCGGGCCGGCATTCCGGTGTACGTGCCGGAAGGGGAGGGCACGCGCCTGCTCGACCCCGAGCGGTTCCTGGCCCTGGCGGACGCGCGCAACAGCTACGACGGCCGCCTGCACGGCTGGACGGCGCCGGATCCGGCGGCCACGCTGCCGCTGCGGGAGTACCGCACCTACCGCTTCGGGCGCCTGCGCTTCACGGTGCGGCCCACCCCGGGCCAGACCCCCGGGGCCGCGTCGCTGCTGCTCAGGCGCCGGCGCGCCCATGTGGCGTTCACCGGCGGCCTGCTGTCCGGCCCGGGGCAGGTCAGCCGCCTGGCCGCCACGCAGTGGACCTACCACGGCGCCGAGGGGGTCGCCGGCACGGTCCTGTCGCTGCTGGACCTCGCCGATCAGGAGCTCACGCACGTCCTGCCCGCCCTCGGTGAGCCGATGACGCCCGGCGCGCTGCGCGTAACGGCCGAGGCGCTGTGGCCGCTGCTGCAGCTGCGCCGGCACAACCTGCGCCTGCTGCAGCTGCGGGACGAACCGTACGCCGAACTGCGGCCGTGGCTGCTCATGAACCGGACCAGCCTCGCGAACGCGTACGTCCTGCGGGCCCGCAGCGGCCGCGCGCTGATGATCGATTTCGGGTACGACTTCTGCTTCGGTCAGGCCAGCAGCACCGAACGCGAGGCGCGCCGGCCCTGGCTGTACACCCTGCCCGCGCTGCTGACCCGCTACGGCGTGAGCGGCATCGACGCGGTGATGCCTACCCATTACCACGACGACCACGTGGCCGGCATTCCGCTGCTGCGTGAGGTGTACGGCGCGCAGCTGTGGGCGGCGGAGAACGTCGCGGACGTCCTGACCCGCCCCGACGCGTACCGGCTGCCGTGCCTGTGGTTCGAGCCCATGGCGCCCGACCGGACGCTGCCCCTGGGGCGGAGCTTTGACTGGGAGGAGTTCCGCATCACGCCCCACGAACTCACCGGACACGCCCGCTACGCCTGCGCGCTGCTGGTGGAAACCGGCGGGGAACGCGCGCTGTTCGGCGGGGACCAGTACGGCGACGCGGACGGCCTGGGCCTGACCTACACCTACCCCAACCTGTTCCGCGAAGGCGACTACACCCGCAGCGCCGAACTGTACGCGCAGCTGCGGCCGCAGCTGATCCTCAGCGGGCACACCGCGCCCATCGAACCCGGCGAGCCGTACTTCGCGGCCCTGCTCGCGCGCGGCCGGCAGCTCGAGGCCCTGCACGCCACGCTGCAGCCGCACGCGGCGCGGCTGATCATCCGGGCCGAACCGGTGCACCTGCCGAGCGGCACGCCGCTGACCCTCACGCTGGAAAACCCGACGGGCGCGCCTTTTGACGGTGAACTGCACGTGTCCGGCCGGGCGGCCGAACCCGCCCGGCGGCCCGTCCGGATTCCGCCGGGCGCCAGCCTCATCCTGCCGTTCATGCCCAGCGGGCCGTCCGGCGCGCGCATTCACTTTGAACTGCGCGGCCCGCCGGGCGAACCGTGCCTGTACGCCCACGCCACCATTCACGCTGCCTCCGGAGCGCCCCATGCCCACTGA
- a CDS encoding beta-N-acetylglucosaminidase domain-containing protein, producing MPTEPILPPARRGVLEAFYGPPWSWAERHATLDFMREEGFGAYLYAPKNDPIHRNRWREPYAAAEWAQFARLAAHARDAGVELIFGLSALAFGYTDPTHLEALRAKLRAAQAQGIRSFALLLDDLPSRFEHSADAQAFPDLARAQAWLAGELLRGLAPDGDFYFCPTEYHGAGNAAYLWALGASLDARVQVFWTGPAVCSAALSAADLQLVTGALRRRPVIWDNFPVNDLDMQHDPHVAPLTGRAPDLLAASGGYFAAAGPLSAASRVALRTTAEYLRGPHAYDPAAAFGRAARRATHSPQEAAALTFLADLARRSPLVPREQDLGHALWPALDAFWAARGGPPGAAGPDVPGRPAATAVHPDEGPLRALVGLMAGHAAALAGLHDPVLRADLAPWTAKLAGWARVAAQALAVLDGAHGPGALFEDLRAVRANFHWVAGDTFDTFARRCVWAAEAHATRGAPA from the coding sequence ATGCCCACTGAACCGATCCTGCCGCCCGCCCGGCGCGGCGTCCTGGAAGCCTTCTACGGCCCGCCCTGGTCCTGGGCGGAGCGCCACGCCACGCTGGACTTCATGCGCGAAGAAGGGTTCGGCGCCTACCTGTACGCGCCCAAAAACGATCCCATTCACCGCAACCGCTGGCGTGAACCGTACGCGGCGGCCGAGTGGGCCCAGTTCGCCCGGCTCGCAGCGCACGCCCGGGACGCCGGCGTCGAGCTGATCTTCGGCCTGAGCGCCCTGGCGTTCGGGTACACCGACCCCACCCACCTGGAGGCGCTGCGCGCCAAACTGCGCGCCGCGCAGGCGCAGGGCATCCGCTCGTTCGCGCTGCTGCTCGACGATCTGCCCAGCCGCTTCGAGCACAGCGCCGACGCCCAGGCCTTCCCTGACCTGGCGCGCGCGCAGGCGTGGCTGGCCGGTGAGCTGCTGCGCGGGCTCGCGCCGGACGGTGACTTCTACTTCTGCCCGACCGAGTACCACGGCGCCGGGAACGCCGCGTACCTGTGGGCTCTGGGCGCGTCGCTCGACGCGCGCGTGCAGGTGTTCTGGACCGGACCGGCGGTGTGCAGCGCCGCCCTGAGCGCCGCGGACCTGCAGCTCGTCACCGGCGCCCTGCGCCGCCGCCCGGTCATCTGGGACAACTTCCCGGTCAACGACCTGGACATGCAGCACGACCCGCATGTCGCGCCGCTCACCGGCCGCGCCCCGGACCTGCTGGCCGCCTCGGGCGGGTACTTCGCGGCGGCCGGCCCGCTGAGCGCCGCGAGCCGCGTGGCCCTGCGCACCACCGCCGAGTACCTGCGCGGCCCGCACGCCTACGACCCGGCCGCCGCCTTCGGGCGGGCGGCGCGGCGCGCCACCCACAGTCCGCAGGAAGCGGCCGCGCTGACCTTCCTCGCGGACCTGGCCCGCCGCTCGCCCCTGGTGCCGCGCGAGCAGGACCTCGGGCACGCCCTGTGGCCGGCGCTCGACGCGTTCTGGGCCGCGCGCGGCGGTCCACCCGGCGCGGCCGGGCCGGACGTGCCGGGCCGGCCGGCGGCCACGGCCGTCCACCCGGACGAAGGCCCCCTGCGCGCCCTGGTGGGCCTCATGGCCGGCCACGCCGCGGCGCTCGCCGGACTTCACGATCCGGTCCTGCGCGCAGACCTCGCGCCCTGGACGGCGAAACTGGCCGGCTGGGCCCGGGTGGCCGCACAGGCCCTCGCGGTTCTTGACGGTGCGCACGGCCCCGGCGCGCTGTTCGAGGACCTCCGCGCCGTCCGGGCGAACTTCCACTGGGTGGCGGGCGACACCTTCGACACTTTCGCGCGCCGCTGCGTGTGGGCGGCCGAGGCGCACGCCACCCGCGGAGCGCCGGCGTGA
- a CDS encoding amylo-alpha-1,6-glucosidase, producing the protein MTGAPTLSDTGRAQAEATVTGNGSPIGLLGSSTAYKQVWARDSMISSLGLMLCTDPAAPQIARQSVRTLAAYQSRLGNIPHNVGFTGMPDPALIAHGGALHVGENAPQVVVDTAHAGCIDNSLWFILGNDYIHRQDGDTDRLRTVWPHLRRAYTWLEYQDSNECGLLEVHEAMDWADLFANRYNSLWPNVLWFAAQRAMARVSEALGEDGGPYRARAADIRFKINTLLWVGAEVDKDMTWVERHRKEWLYPIRLTTTALQERPYYLPYMAFRAYEDRFDTFGNLAAVLFGVADEAQTHRILDYIESTGVNEPWPVRAIYPPVQPGDKDWREYYRVRNLNLPHHYHNGGVWPFIGGFYVAALVQAGRLNEAARQLGRLAQLNHLSRTPGLAWDFNEWHHGQTGRPSGFRGQSWSAAMFVYAHECVRRGECPGYAPSEGWA; encoded by the coding sequence GTGACCGGCGCCCCCACGCTGAGCGACACCGGCCGCGCGCAGGCCGAGGCGACCGTCACCGGCAACGGCAGTCCGATCGGCCTGCTCGGCTCCAGTACCGCCTACAAGCAGGTCTGGGCGCGCGACAGCATGATCAGCAGCCTGGGCCTGATGCTGTGCACCGACCCGGCCGCGCCGCAGATCGCCCGGCAGTCGGTCCGGACGCTGGCTGCCTACCAGTCGCGCCTGGGCAACATTCCGCACAACGTGGGCTTCACCGGGATGCCCGACCCGGCGCTGATCGCGCACGGCGGCGCCCTGCACGTGGGCGAGAACGCCCCGCAGGTCGTGGTGGACACCGCCCACGCCGGCTGCATCGACAACAGCCTGTGGTTTATCCTCGGCAACGACTACATCCACCGGCAGGACGGCGACACGGACCGCCTGCGGACCGTCTGGCCGCACCTGCGGCGCGCCTACACCTGGCTGGAGTACCAGGACAGCAACGAGTGCGGTCTGCTGGAGGTGCACGAGGCGATGGACTGGGCGGACCTGTTCGCCAACCGCTACAACAGCCTGTGGCCCAACGTGCTGTGGTTCGCGGCGCAGCGCGCCATGGCGCGCGTCAGTGAGGCGCTCGGCGAGGACGGCGGCCCCTACCGCGCGCGCGCGGCGGACATCCGGTTCAAGATCAACACCCTGCTGTGGGTGGGCGCCGAGGTGGACAAGGACATGACCTGGGTCGAGCGCCACCGCAAGGAGTGGCTCTACCCCATCCGGCTGACCACCACCGCGCTGCAGGAGCGGCCGTACTACCTGCCGTACATGGCCTTTCGCGCCTATGAGGACCGGTTCGACACCTTCGGGAACCTCGCCGCGGTCCTGTTCGGCGTGGCCGACGAGGCGCAGACCCACCGGATTCTCGATTACATCGAATCGACCGGCGTGAACGAGCCCTGGCCGGTCCGGGCGATCTACCCGCCGGTGCAGCCCGGCGACAAGGACTGGCGCGAGTACTACCGCGTGCGCAACCTCAACCTGCCGCACCACTACCACAACGGCGGCGTCTGGCCGTTCATCGGCGGGTTCTACGTGGCGGCGCTCGTCCAGGCCGGCCGCCTGAACGAAGCCGCCCGGCAGCTCGGGCGCCTCGCGCAGCTCAATCACCTGTCGCGCACGCCCGGCCTGGCGTGGGATTTCAACGAGTGGCACCACGGCCAGACCGGCCGGCCCAGCGGCTTCCGGGGGCAGAGCTGGTCGGCGGCCATGTTCGTGTATGCCCACGAATGCGTCCGGCGCGGCGAGTGCCCCGGCTACGCGCCCTCGGAAGGCTGGGCGTGA